Proteins from a genomic interval of bacterium:
- a CDS encoding ATP-binding cassette domain-containing protein — translation MPILSVQNLSKSFGARLLFSGLNFGIEEKERIGLIGPNGAGKTTLLKILAGLETPDTGDVVTQRGLKT, via the coding sequence ATGCCAATTTTAAGCGTTCAAAATTTATCCAAATCTTTCGGGGCCCGATTGCTGTTTAGTGGGCTTAATTTTGGAATCGAAGAAAAAGAACGCATTGGATTAATTGGCCCCAATGGAGCCGGCAAGACCACTCTTCTTAAGATTTTAGCCGGCCTTGAAACTCCCGATACAGGCGACGTAGTCACTCAGCGAGGGCTTAAAACAG